In bacterium, a single genomic region encodes these proteins:
- a CDS encoding acyl-CoA dehydrogenase family protein, with product MFAKIRQGASWLLSRVGEEEIFIPENMTEEQLQMGQTVKDFVDKEVWPNNEKIEHKEPGVSDGLLRKAGEIGLLMAEIPEAYGGLGLGKVASTIMSEQATTQGSWTVSYMCHTGIGTLPILYFGTEEQKRKYLPKLATGEYIGAYALTEAGSGSDALAAKTKAVLSPDGKHYILNGEKMFITNGSWADVITVFAKVDGEHFTGFIVEKGYEGVSAGKEEKKMGIHGSSTVPIILQDAKVPVENVLGEIGKGHKIAFNVLNVGRWKLGAACTGGCKRVLEHTVRYVKERKQFGQPLADFEIIQQKIADSVIRTYVTESIMYRYAGELDAAIATLDKSDAEYDKKALQMVEEYAIEASICKVYGSEAMDFVADEGVQMHGGYGYIEEYPVEAFYRNSRINRIFEGTNEINRMIIPGTLLKRAMKGEIDLMGEIQRILGQLKEGFPKETDQRVLVNRINLVNQAKKLAVYVSGVAVQKYMGEIKDRQSFMIAMADFIIEVYAMESALLRSLQLIKQVGEEKARIPIAITKSYVTEKCLELVTLAKQFCANVAKGDDAAYEKYAKAIDRILEVKPLNTLDLKLQIAQHALEKDGYAI from the coding sequence ATGTTTGCAAAGATCCGCCAAGGCGCGAGCTGGCTTCTCTCCCGAGTCGGAGAGGAAGAAATCTTCATCCCCGAGAACATGACCGAGGAGCAGCTCCAGATGGGTCAAACGGTCAAGGACTTCGTCGACAAGGAGGTCTGGCCGAACAACGAGAAAATCGAGCACAAGGAGCCCGGCGTCTCCGACGGCCTGCTGCGCAAGGCCGGCGAGATCGGCCTCCTGATGGCCGAGATTCCCGAGGCCTACGGCGGATTGGGGCTGGGCAAGGTCGCCAGCACCATCATGAGCGAACAGGCGACCACCCAGGGCTCCTGGACCGTCTCCTACATGTGCCACACCGGCATCGGAACCCTGCCGATCCTTTACTTCGGCACCGAGGAGCAGAAGCGGAAGTACCTGCCGAAGCTCGCCACCGGCGAGTACATCGGCGCTTACGCCCTCACCGAGGCCGGCTCCGGCTCCGACGCTCTGGCCGCCAAGACCAAGGCGGTGCTTTCGCCCGACGGCAAGCACTACATCCTGAACGGCGAAAAGATGTTCATCACCAACGGCTCCTGGGCCGACGTGATCACGGTCTTCGCCAAGGTCGACGGCGAGCACTTCACCGGCTTCATCGTCGAGAAGGGCTACGAGGGCGTCAGCGCCGGCAAGGAAGAGAAAAAGATGGGCATCCACGGCTCGTCCACGGTGCCGATCATCCTCCAGGACGCCAAGGTCCCGGTCGAGAACGTGCTCGGTGAGATCGGCAAGGGCCACAAGATCGCCTTCAACGTCCTCAACGTCGGCCGTTGGAAGCTCGGCGCGGCCTGCACCGGCGGCTGCAAGCGGGTGCTCGAGCACACCGTCCGCTACGTCAAGGAGCGCAAGCAGTTCGGCCAACCGCTGGCCGATTTCGAGATCATCCAGCAGAAGATCGCCGACAGCGTGATCCGGACCTACGTCACCGAGTCGATCATGTACCGCTATGCCGGCGAGCTCGACGCGGCGATTGCGACCTTGGACAAGAGCGACGCCGAATACGACAAGAAGGCGCTGCAGATGGTCGAGGAGTACGCGATCGAGGCCTCGATCTGCAAAGTCTACGGCTCGGAGGCGATGGACTTCGTCGCCGACGAGGGCGTCCAAATGCACGGCGGCTACGGCTACATCGAGGAATACCCGGTCGAGGCTTTCTACCGGAACTCCCGGATCAACCGGATCTTCGAGGGCACCAACGAGATCAACCGGATGATCATCCCCGGCACCCTGCTCAAGCGGGCGATGAAGGGCGAGATCGACCTGATGGGCGAGATCCAGCGGATCCTGGGCCAGCTCAAGGAAGGCTTCCCCAAGGAAACCGACCAACGGGTCCTGGTCAACCGGATCAACCTGGTCAACCAAGCCAAGAAGCTGGCGGTCTACGTCAGCGGCGTGGCGGTGCAGAAGTATATGGGCGAGATCAAGGACCGCCAGAGCTTCATGATCGCGATGGCCGACTTCATCATCGAGGTTTATGCCATGGAATCGGCCTTGCTCCGTTCGCTCCAGCTGATCAAGCAGGTCGGCGAGGAGAAGGCCCGGATCCCGATCGCCATCACCAAGTCCTACGTCACCGAGAAGTGCCTGGAGCTGGTCACCCTGGCCAAGCAGTTCTGCGCCAACGTGGCCAAGGGCGACGACGCGGCCTACGAGAAGTACGCCAAGGCCATCGACCGCATTCTCGAGGTCAAGCCGCTCAATACGCTCGATCTCAAGCTGCAGATCGCCCAGCACGCCCTCGAGAAGGACGGCTACGCGATCTAG